AGGGGATTGAGACTTAATTTTAATATTGTAGTCGGTGATGTACAAATTTATTGTCATTTACCTATTAGACCCGATTTTAAGGGGATTGAGACTCAAAACCCGCAACCTTAACATCTCCGTAAATCTCATTAAGATTTACCTATTAGACCCGATTTTAAGGGGATTGAGACCTTCGCTAAAATCGTTCCCGTAAGAGGGGGCTTTGGCGTATTTACCTATTAGACCCGATTTTAAGGGGATTTTTTTTCGGTAACCGGGCGTAGGCTATGGTCGCTACGCTCCCATAAACGCTCGCCGTGCGAGCCTGAAAAAGCCAAGCAGTTGGCTTTTTCTTTACGGCTCTCCCCTATTAGACCCGATTAATAAGTTTGTGGTTAAGATAGATCCTTCGCTTGTGTTCAGGATGACGAAGAGAAAAGCTCAGGATGGTAAGACGTCTATTTTTAAAAATATATCTTATAGACAATTTATGACGCTTTCAAGATGTATCCTTTCAAAAAAAGAAAGGATACAAAATGCGAGAATTTCTCTATTTGTTAGGAGGCGCCAGCGCTTTTGTGGCAATGTTTGTCTGGAGAACTTTTTTCTTCGTGAGTGCCATTGTGATGGCTTATGCTTTTATCAATAAAAGTTTGGATATAGGTGATGCGATCATGATGGTTTTGGGATATGCTTTAGTGGGTTTCGCGTGTATAATCATTGGAGGCTTGGCTATGATGTGGGCAGAAAACATGAAAGGTGGAGACCATTTTAGTCATTGAGAATTTTGGGTATATATATGAACTTTCATACGCCTTTGGATCTATGTGGCGATTATGTTCTCTTGACATACTCCCCATGTATTTTTTTTGGGGGGTTCAGGTAATAACAGCCTATGGCATAGGCTATAAACCTGGCGTAGGTTATGCAAACAAGCTTGCATATACGCCCATATTGGATCTTTTAAAAAGTAGTCAGCTACCCCACGCCTAAAGGCGGGGGAGTAGCTGACCCAAATATTCATTGCTAACGATTTTTAAAATCCATTCTACATCCAAATTCACTATCAAGTAAAAGATTCACTTTTTTCATTTTTTTATCAAACCCTCGGATTTTGACTTCTATTTGCCCATTTTTTAATAGCTCTTTTGCATCTTTTTTGGTTAGCATTTTGCCTCCAAATTTTTTGATACTATCTTTAAATATAGCAAACTCGCACCCCTCTTCCCATTTACTACATCCGTAACTTAGTGGATACTCCACTATATCCGCTCCACACACTGGGCAACTCCCAAGTGATTCTGCTGCAATACCTGCTGTAAAATCGACTTGTGGTAAAAATTTGCTAGCTTTTTGCACAAGCTCCACCCAAAAGAGACGCTCAATGCCACTACTTATTTTAAAAGAGAGTTGGACTGAACCCTTCAATAGTGCTCGCATCTCTTTGGGAGTGATAGTTGGGTGTCCAAGATGAGACAGGGAGCTTTTGCCGATGCTAAAGTCACACCCTTTTACAAATCCAGCGCACCCATAAAAGCTTCCTCTATCTACAACAGCCTTACCGCACTTTGGACACTTTCCAACTTTAGATTGCATCAAGTTTTGCTCTTAACCTCTTAATAAACTCTTCCATCGAAGGGATCTGCACATTGCCTTCTCGCTGCTTCTTGCCCCAAAGAGGCTCTGGGAAGAAGCTGTCATTTTCAAATCTTGCCTGTATGTGCCAGTGGACTTGCGGCACATAGTTGCCAAAGGAGGCGATATTAATTTTATCTGGCTTAAAATAGTCTATCATCTCTTTTTCTACAATCTCTAAAGCTTTGTAGATTGCCTCTTTAGTCTTCTCATCGCACTCGCTCATCTCTTTGCATCTTTTTTTGGCGAAAATTTTCAGCCACGGAACTTCACCAGGCTCACTTTCAATAGTGATATACTCATTTTCATAAATCATCCAAACTCCTCTTTTCAACAATCTCTTCGCTTTTACTTTCTCCATAGGGAGCAAAAAGTTTTTAAAAATTAAATATAACATTTTTTCTTTTTAATATCTTTTTAAGTAATATCTATTACACTTTTTATTGTAACATGAACCCTAATTACAATCTTAGCTACAAAGGAAAAAAATGAGAAAAATATTGATACTTATATTAGCATCTCTTACACTTTTTGCCTCTATCAATTGGTATACAGATTTCAATAAAGCATACCAAGAATCACTTGCAACCAACAAACCTCTTTTTGTCTTTATTGAACGACTCAATCCCCCCTGTCAGTGGTGTCATAAAATGAAAACTACAACACTTAAAGATCCAAAAATCATCGATTTTATCAAGAAATATTTCATAGCTGTCAAACTTGATCGCGACACTAGCGACTATCCTGATAAACTCTATCCAAGATATGTACCAACAATTTACATCATTCAAAAAGAAAAGGTCATTAAACGTATCATTGGCTACTGGTCCAAAGAGGATTTTTGGAGTGATTTAAAAGATATTGAGCGAACTTTGCATAAATGATTAAGAGGATCAGTTTTAAAAGTATAAAGCTCTTTACACTTGGTCTTTTTATTCTTTTTGTTACACTTTTTACTGCATTGATTGTATATGAAGAGTACAATGAATTTAAAAAGGAGATTGCTCTTTTTGAAAAAAATTTCATCAATAAACAAAAAGAGCTCGTCAAAAAAGAGACGCTTCGCGCCCTTCGCTATATATCTTACAAACACCATGAAGCTCCAAACAAACCCCTCGCACAACTCCAAAAGGAGATAATCGATGCTATAGAGTATATGAGAAACGAAAGAGATGGCACAGGATATATATTTATCTATACATTTGACGGAATAAATGTTGCAGATCCAATTTTAAAACAAAATAAAGGTAAAAATCTCATCAACTTTACTGATCCTACTGGGAAAAAAGTGATAAAAGAGCTTATTGAAGTCTCAAAAAAGCCTGATGGGGGATTTGTACAGTACTACTGGAACAAACCAACCACAAATACTCTTGCTCCAAAGATAAGCTATGCAAAAGCATATAAACCATTTAATTGGATGGTAGGTTCCGGTGTATATCTCGATGAAATTGAAAAGATGATTCGCCAAAAAAAGCTAGCCTACCGAGACAAAATGGTGAAGTACATCATCAACATTCTCACACTCTCTTTTATGCTCTTTTTTGCTACATTCGTAATTTTACGCTACACCTCCAATCTCATTGAGCGCTCACTGCAAAAGATTAAAATACGAACACAGGATGCTGCTAACCATGGAACCTATATCTATGCCCAAGATCTTTTATTTAATGAATTTAAAGAGATAGCAGGCTATACCAACAAAATGATAAAAATCATCAAAGATAGAACAAAAAAGCTGCAAGAGCTCAATAGAACACTTGAACTCAAAGTCTTACAAAAGACACAAAAACTCAACCAACAAAACGAAGAGCTTAAAAGAAGTAAAGAGTTTACAGAAAAGCTCCTTCACGATCAAGATCGTTTCTTAAAAACCGCCATTCATGAGATCAATACACCTTTAAGCATCATTCTTACAAATATCGATCTTTTAAAAATGGAAAATATCAAAAACCAAGAGCTTACCAATATTGAATCTGGTATCAAAATCATCCACAATATCTATAATGATCTGGCATATCTACTGAAAAAAGATAGAGTCGAATATAAAAAGGGCTTCATTGATGTCTCATCATTTTTAGAGCAACGAGTGGAGTTTTTTACTGAAGTTGCCAAAGGGAATCATCTACGCTTTATCACTAAGATTGAGCCAGATATCACTCTTTTTATTAACGAGATAGAGTTACAACGCATCATAGACAACAATCTCTCCAATGCTATCAAATACTCCCATATCAATACAGCTATTACTATCAAACTCTATAAAAAAGATACAATAGTACTCGAGTTTTGGACTGAGTCAAAAAAAATAGAAGATAAAGAGGCTATCTTTAAGCAGTTTTACAGAGAAGATAGAGCTAAAGGTGGATTTGGACTAGGCTTAGCCCTTGTTAAAGAGATCTGCGATAAAAACGGTTGCACCATTGAAGTAGACAATGATGGAAAATATAATATATTTCGCTATATTTGGAAGAGACAATGAAAATACTTTTGATGGAAGATGAGATAATTTTGTGCGATTCGATAGAGCGCTACCTTGAAAAGATCGGACACCAGGTCACAACTGCATACGATGGACAGCAGGCATTCGATCTTATTCAACACAATTCTTATGATCTTTTAATCCTTGATATCAACGTTCCCGATATCGATGGATTTACTTTGATGGAGCTTTTGAAAGAACACAAGCGCTATACTCCAGTTATTTTCATCTCTTCTCTCACAGATATTGAAGATATTACAAAAGGTTTTGAACTTGGATGCAAAGACTACATCAAAAAGCCCTTTCATCTCAAAGAGTTGGAGCTTCGCATAGAAAAGCTTGCCATCCAAGACAAATCCCATGTCGTTCTTTCAAAAAGCTACAGCTACTCTTTTGAGCAAAAAACGCTCTTTTTCAATAATACCCCTGTAACCCTTTCCAAAAGACAGCAGCAAATCATCGAACTCTTAGCAAAAAATAGAGGCATCGTGGTCAATTACGATATGTTTCGCGAATATGTATATACAGAGGAGTTTGTGGATAATCCCACAATTAGAGCAGAAATCAGTAGACTCAAAAAACAGCTCAAGGAAGATTTTATTATTAATGTACGAGGACTTGGATACAAAATAGATAAATAGTTTGAGATATTAGATATTCAATGACAAAAACTTATGAACGATTTCTTATACTCCATTAACAAATTACATAAAACTTGCAAATCCTTGTATTTTCAATTTATAAAGCATTTCTAATAATTTTTGGACTGTATGTTTATAACGAATTTCTTTTATCTGCGGGATTCCTTCTTTGATTTTTTCTTCAGGACTCTCAATTTCGAATTGTTTTAATAAACTAATAATTGGTTTTTCTAACTTTTGCCTAGTTCCATGGAGTTTTGGCAGCACTTTCATTTTTACAGCTAAATCAAAAGCTTCCTCTGGGTTATCAAATTTAAATTGTGAATCTTGAGAGTTATATAAAAACATTATGATTTCATCAAAGACACGATATCCAAAGTGAAGGTTATATTTCCTCAAAGTATTATTCATTTTTTCTAGAATTTCTAAATATTTTCTATTTTCTTCTCTTTCCAAAAACTCTCTTATCTTTTGCTTGTCAACAACAGCAAATTCGCCATTATTTATAAAATCTTCTTTGAGATTTCCGATTGTAACTGAGTTTTTATTATCAAAATTTTCTTGTAAAAATTCTAAATAATCCTCAAAACTTCCAACGTTAAACTCTATTGTAAATGCTCTATCTAAAACTTTTGGAGAAAACATGTGGGTAGTTTCATCAATATTTACAGTTCCAACGAAATAAAGGTTTGGTGGTAAAAACAACTCTTTTGGAGTGTCATTTATATCTTCATTATGAAGCTTTATACTTTGAGATGTAAAGTTATAGTTTTCTTCATTTAAAGAGGAAGTATTTTTTCCCAAAGTAACTAAAAATTTTTGAAAACTATGATTTCTCTGCGTTTCATTTTCATTATCAAATCTTTTAACTTCTAATACTGACAAAAAGTCTGCAAAATAATACTCAACTTTTGCCAAATTCATCTCATCAAATAATACAAAAAATGGGTCTGCATTTTTGCCTTTTTCTAAATAATTCTTCGAAGCTACTACAATAAAATCTAATAAAGGGGTAGAATGGTATTGATTTTTTAGTGGGTTATAAAATCCAAGTAGCGATTTTGTATCTTTAAAATCAGGGCGAATGGGGAAGAATAAATTATTTTCTGCATTTGGAAAACAGTTCACAAACTCTTCGAATATTTTTGTTTTTCCTGTTCCAGAAAGCCCTGCAAGGATTACAAAGCCTTTTGTTTTCAAAGAGTTATAAAAAGAGTTTTTAATATAAGGGTCAAGCTTTAGATTTGAATTTTCAAAGCAATTTATTTCATTTGTTGGTGAAGGTGGTTTTGATGAAAATGTAGCAATGTATGATTTTATTATTTCATCTAAATTATTCAACACATCTTCTAATTGTTCTTCTTTTAATTTACCATCTTCTAATTTATAACATTTTTTCAAATAAGAATTAGGATATTTTTCTTTTATTTTTGATAAATTGCATTCACAAGTTGTTTCTTTGATTTGTTTATAATTATTAATTATTTCATCTGGCCACTTTATTTCTGAATTTTCTGTTTCAGATACGCCATAAGCTAAAACTAAGCAATCTTTTCTATTAAATAAAATTACGGGATATATTCCTTTCGATACTGTCTGATTAAATCTTAAGAATGCCATCCAAGATATATCAGCTTGTTGTCCTTGTCCAAAACTAACTTTAGTTTCTAATCCTTCATAATAGGTTTTATAATTTTTGGTTCCTAAAGTATTTTTTTCAATAGATTCTTTTATAAATTTTTTTATTAATTGTTTCATATTATTTTTTGAAAAGAGAGGTTCATAAATATATAAAAAACTACCTACTAATCTATTTGTACTAACAGGTTGGTTACAAAAACTTATTAAATCATCTATTGATATTTCATTTTCTAATTTTTCGATTTTATCAATTAAGAACCAAGTTTTAAAGATTTCACTTCTTTTTCCAGATAATCTTTTTTTCTTTGCCCACGTTTTATTTAATAAATATTTCTCCCATTCTTGTGGACATTCTATTCCTTCATCACCTTCTTTTGTCTTAAAATCTATAACTCTATATCTTGCTTTTAAACTTTTATCTTGATATAAATAAAACCAAAAAGGCTTTTCTTTCTCATAATCCTCTTTACAATGTTTTATTGGATAACTCCACCAAAGAGATATTTTTTTATTTTTATTTAAAAATTCATCGATTTCTTTTATCATTTCATTAATGGATGATTCTTTTTCAACAGCTCCACCTAATGCAATTCTGCTCATATTCTATCCTTAAGCTTATTATTTCATCTCTAACTTTAAATCTAAATACCCAATACCTTCTAATTTTTCTTTATTTTCTTTTATAAATTCAAAAAAAGAATTTATTAGTTTTTTATCTTTGTTTACTTTCCAAAATTTTCCTTCTTTGTTCTTTTTTCCTAAACAAACAGCAATAGCAAACTGTGTTTTTATTCCATCTTTATAATAATGCATATTTTGTAAAATATCTTTTTTATTATCTTCAAAAAATCTAAATTTAGCATCAAAAATACATCTATGTTCTTTATACTCTATATAGATATCCGGTCTAAATTTAAGATTCGAATAACTCCATTTGGTTGGTTGATATTGCAAAATTAATCCATTATTAAACTTAAATTTTGCATACTCATAAATAGTTCCTTGTTCTATCTTTTCTTCAAAATTGATTTCAACTTCATAACCTCCAAAATTGTCTTTAAATTCTTTTAAGATCGTAGTTAAAACATAATACTCCCATAAAGTTGCCATATCTTTTAAAGAAAATGCCATGTCTAAATCTTCAAAGATTTTTGGAACAAATGATAAATGCAATAATCTATAAATCTGGAAAACTTCTCTGTATCCTGATCTTTTCATTAACACCTGTGAATTTGAAGGAAAATAGTTCAGCTCTCCAACATCTGAAAATATATCTGATAGAAGTGCATATTCTATGTCGTTTTTTAGTTCTCGTATTTCTGATAAAAACATAAACTCCTTTAAATCTGTGGATAACACAAACTCTAATTCTTTTAAAAAGTATTTAATAAATCTATTTTCTATTGTGTCAAAAGTTTCTTCTGTTTCATATTGTAAAACTGCCATAGGAGAATATTTTTTATTTTTATATTCAATTATTCCGTTTTCAGTTTCGTATAACCTTTCTGGATTTTGAGCTATATTGACAATTACATCCGGATCTATACAGCTTACTTCATTTAGATTTTTATAAGTTTCATATACAAATAATTTTCTGTGTGGATTCGACAAAATCAAATGTAAAGAACTAATTAACTCTTCTTTCTTTTCCAAAAGTAAAAGCAGTTTGAAAATTTTGCTTTCATTCAGATAACTTTCTTCTACTGAAAAATGAGATAAGCTTAATGTATAAAATAAGTTTTCTTTAGAAAGCTCTTTTAGGATGTATTTCAAGAATTTTTCAAATTGTTTATAATATTTATCTTCGAAATTAGGTACAGGTTCTTTAGTCTCATCTATTAATCCAAAATGCTCAATTAATTTTTCTGGAATAATAAGATATTTTTCACCATTTACTTCAAAAATCCCTGTGAAATTTTTAAAAATTATAAAATTTCCATAGATTTCAATATGCTCTTTTTGTTGTAAGAAATTTAATTTATCTTCTATTTTAATTTCATTTTTTTTTATTTCAAGTTGTTTTTCTGCAAAATGAATTTTCATATCGTTAAATTCGTCTTTAAGTGGAAACAATATTTCTTGTTCAAAGTGATACCTCCTTACGCAAATTTTATTTTTTACCTTGTGAAGTCCTATTTCTATTATAATATTAGAAATTTAAAATCTCAACCTATCATTATCTCGTAAATTTTGCTACGTTTATGCTACGTTTGCTCCTTACAATATAGTTTGAACTACTTCTCAAGGAGCAGATATGAAAAAAATTGCACTCTCATTTGTTGCAAGCTCACTGCTTACTCTTAGCTATGCTAGTGAGGCTACAACACTACAAGAAGCCTTCACAAATGGCAACTTCAAAGGCCATATACGTCTCTTCTATATAGATAGACACTGGCAAGGAAGCATTTCAAAAAAAAATATAGACGCTTTTGCTACAGGTCTTGATCTTCACTACGAAACTGCTTCATTTAAGGGAGTTAGTTTAGGAGTTGGGCTCTACAGTGACAGTGACTTTGGACTCAATCACTCATTTTCAAGCGGCAAACTCAATACTTCCATTCTTGGCGATAAGGGTGAGGGATACGCTTTTGTAGGAGAAGCTTATCTCAAATACCAAATTGGCAAAACCACATTCAAAGTAGGAAGGCAAAAACTCAATACTCCTCTTGCAGCAGCTGATGATGCAAGAATGATTCCAAGCCTCTTTGAAGCCTATGTACTAACAAATACCGATTTGCCAGACACTACGCTCGTTGCTGCCCATGTAACAAAAGAGGCGCCTGGAACATTTTACAATCAGTATCGTATCCCAACACTACCTGCTTTGGCTCTTACAGCGGGGTATGGTGCAGGATATCTCAATCCTACGCAAACAGGTGTAGTAGGACACTTTTTGGATATGGGTCGCTACGCAATTGGACAAGATACAGATGGAGTCACTGCAGCAGCAATTATTTATAAAGGAATACAAAACCTTAGCCTTCAAGTCTGGGACTACTATGCACATGACATTCTCAATGCACTCTATATCCAAGCTGACTACAAAATAGCTCTTGAAGGTGATATAAAACCTTTTATCGCAGCACAATATATCAATGAGCAAGAGGTAGGCGACGAGCTTGCCGGTAAAGTAGACAGCAACTACTTTGCAATCAAGGCTGGTTTAGTATATGGTACACTCAGTGCATATGCAGCCTACTCTACCACAGATGATAGCACTAATGCAGCTCTCAATGGTGGAATCATTACTCCTTGGGGAGGTATGCCGGCATTTACGCAAGGCATGGTAACAAGACATCAATTCTTTGCCGATACCGATGCTTGGAAAGTTGCAGCCGCATATAAATGGAGTGAGTATGGAGTCAATCTCAAAACTGCCTTTTACTACACCTCTTTTGATGTAGGTAAAAACAACTCACTTGCAACTGATTCAGCAGCTTATGCACACAGCTGGACTGCAACAGAAGCGGGATTTGATTTTATCTACTATCCTGAAGCTGTAAAGAACCTTCAACTTCGATTTCGAGGCAATTTCCCAAGAAAATTCCTTGAAAAGAGTGATGGCAACGATCTTGGCTGGAACGAATACCGTTTCATCGTCAACTACACATTCTAAGGAGCAGACATGAAAACAGAAGTTTTAGAAAAACTCAAATCCAATCCAAGACTTTGGGAGCTTGTAGAAAAACGTGAGAAGTTTTCCTGGACTATGGCAATTATCATGCTCATAGTCTACTACGCATTTATTCTCACCATCGCTTTTGATCCTTCATTGTTGGGAAAACCTCTCAGTGAAGGAAGCATCACTACAATCGGTATTCCTATCGGTATAGGAATTATTGTTTTTGCGTTTATCTTAACAGGAATTTACGTCAACAAAGCAAACAAAGAGTTTGACACTATCACAAAAGAACTCAAAGAGTCGATTAAGGAGCTGTTATGAAAAAGTGGCTACTTCCATTTATCTTTTCTCTCTCGGCATATGCAGCAGGTGCAGCAGAGGTAAGCGGTAAAAGAGATCTCAATGTCTCTGCTGTGGTAATGTTTTTGCTCTTTGTTGCATTGACACTTTTCATCACATACTGGGCAGCTAAGAGAACACGCACAGCAAAAGATTTCTATACTGCAGGTGGAGGAATTACCGGATTTCAAAACGGTCTTGCGATGGCAGGGGACTACATGAGTGCTGCCTCTTTTTTGGGGATTTCGGGGCTTGTGTATCTCAAAGGATATGATGGGCTTATCTACTCCATCGGATTTTTGGTTGGCTGGCCTATTGTGCTTTTCTTGATAGCTGAGAAGCTCAGAAACCTTGGTAAATACACATTTGCCGATGTCGTCTCTTTTCGCCTAAAACCGGGACCCACAAGAACATTGGCAGCTTTTGGATCTATTGCAACAGTGCTTTTATACCTCATCGCACAGATGGTTGGTTCAGGAAAACTGATTCAAGTACTTTTTGGACTTGACTATGCCTTTGCAGTCATCATTGTTGGGGTCTTGATGATTTTATACGTTACATTCGGAGGAATGCTTGCTACTACATGGGTGCAGATTATCAAAGCAGTGCTTCTTTTAGCTGGTGCTACCTTTATGGCTTTGGCAGTTATGGCACATTTTGGATTTAGCCTTGAAGATCTTTTCAAAAAAGCAGTTGCAACACACCCTGATGGCTTAAAAATCATGTCTCCAGGAGGATTGGTCAAAGATCCAATATCTGCAATCTCCCTTGGTATGGCTTTGATGTTTGGGCTTGCTGGTCTTCCACACATCTTAATGCGATTCTTCACTGTTGCCGATGCAAAAGAGGCACGCAAATCGGTCTTCTATGCAACAGGATTTATCGGGTATTTTTATATGCTTACATTCATCATCGGTTTTGGTGCAATTGTGTTTGTCATGACAAATCCAGAGTATCTTGGTCCTGATGGGAAAATCTTTGGTGGAAACAACATGGCTGCTATCCACTTAGCGCATGCAGTTGGCGGCAACTTCTTCTTAGGATTTATCTCTGCGGTGGCATTTGCAACGATTTTGGCAGTTGTATCAGGTCTGACACTTGCAGGAGCTTCAGCCATCAGTCACGACCTTTATGCAAGTGTTTTTAAAAGAGGACAAGTAGATGAGATTACAGAGATGAAAGTCTCTAAAATTGCCACACTTGCAATCGGCATTTTGGCAATTTTGCTAGGAATTGCATTTGAAAAACAAAACATCGCTTTCATGGTGGGTCTTGCATTTGCAATTGCAGCAAGTGCCAACTTTCCGGTACTTTTTTTGTCAATGTACTGGAAAGGTCTCACAACAAAAGGAGCATTTCGAGGAGGTCTTCTTGGACTCGTTACTGCAATCGTATTGGTGATTTTGGGACCTACTGTGTGGGTAAGTGTTCTTGGCAATCCTGAGCCAATCTTCCCATATAAATACCCGGCACTTTTTAGTGTGACAGTAGCGTTTATTGGTATCTGGTTTTTCAGCAAAATCGACAACTCCCCAGAAGCGCAGGAAGAGAGAGAAAAATTTGAAGCGCAATTTATCAGAGCACAAACTGGTATCGGTGCCGAAGGTGCATCAGCTCATTAAGTCCAGCCGCTTTTTGCGGCTGCAAAAAGGATAGTAATGGAAGAAGTAAAAAATTTTTTGAGTACAATCCACCCTTTTGATACTCTTACTCCACAACAGCTCAATTTGCTCGTTTCTCATACCGATATAGGTTATTATCAAGAGGGTGAGGAGATTGTACTCAATAGATTTTTTATTATTTTCAAAGGAAGCGTCCAAGAGATACAAGAAGATGATGTAGTTGAAATCTATCATGAAAAAGATTTTTTCGATATTCAAGCACTGCTTGGAAAGAAAGATGCACGCTTTGTGGCAGTGGAAGAGACACTTTTATATGAGATAGATAAAGAGACCTTTTTAGACGTTTTTCACAAAAACAGTACATTCAAACAATATTTTTTTCAAACAATTTCTCAAAAAATTGATAAACTCAAAGAGCAAAGAACTCTTTCACAAGTAGGTGAACTGCTCTCAGCCAAGCTAGAAGATATTCCTCTTACACCTCTTTGCAAAGTGGACGCTTCCACTCCCATCAAAGATGCAGTGAAAAATATGCAACACCTTCTGCTTGTACAAAAAGGAAATCTCGAAGGAGTGGTAACGTCTAGC
The Nitratiruptor tergarcus DSM 16512 genome window above contains:
- a CDS encoding thioredoxin family protein — encoded protein: MRKILILILASLTLFASINWYTDFNKAYQESLATNKPLFVFIERLNPPCQWCHKMKTTTLKDPKIIDFIKKYFIAVKLDRDTSDYPDKLYPRYVPTIYIIQKEKVIKRIIGYWSKEDFWSDLKDIERTLHK
- a CDS encoding HIT family protein, with amino-acid sequence MIYENEYITIESEPGEVPWLKIFAKKRCKEMSECDEKTKEAIYKALEIVEKEMIDYFKPDKINIASFGNYVPQVHWHIQARFENDSFFPEPLWGKKQREGNVQIPSMEEFIKRLRAKLDAI
- a CDS encoding cache domain-containing protein, which codes for MIKRISFKSIKLFTLGLFILFVTLFTALIVYEEYNEFKKEIALFEKNFINKQKELVKKETLRALRYISYKHHEAPNKPLAQLQKEIIDAIEYMRNERDGTGYIFIYTFDGINVADPILKQNKGKNLINFTDPTGKKVIKELIEVSKKPDGGFVQYYWNKPTTNTLAPKISYAKAYKPFNWMVGSGVYLDEIEKMIRQKKLAYRDKMVKYIINILTLSFMLFFATFVILRYTSNLIERSLQKIKIRTQDAANHGTYIYAQDLLFNEFKEIAGYTNKMIKIIKDRTKKLQELNRTLELKVLQKTQKLNQQNEELKRSKEFTEKLLHDQDRFLKTAIHEINTPLSIILTNIDLLKMENIKNQELTNIESGIKIIHNIYNDLAYLLKKDRVEYKKGFIDVSSFLEQRVEFFTEVAKGNHLRFITKIEPDITLFINEIELQRIIDNNLSNAIKYSHINTAITIKLYKKDTIVLEFWTESKKIEDKEAIFKQFYREDRAKGGFGLGLALVKEICDKNGCTIEVDNDGKYNIFRYIWKRQ
- a CDS encoding response regulator transcription factor — translated: MKILLMEDEIILCDSIERYLEKIGHQVTTAYDGQQAFDLIQHNSYDLLILDINVPDIDGFTLMELLKEHKRYTPVIFISSLTDIEDITKGFELGCKDYIKKPFHLKELELRIEKLAIQDKSHVVLSKSYSYSFEQKTLFFNNTPVTLSKRQQQIIELLAKNRGIVVNYDMFREYVYTEEFVDNPTIRAEISRLKKQLKEDFIINVRGLGYKIDK
- a CDS encoding MrcB family domain-containing protein produces the protein MSRIALGGAVEKESSINEMIKEIDEFLNKNKKISLWWSYPIKHCKEDYEKEKPFWFYLYQDKSLKARYRVIDFKTKEGDEGIECPQEWEKYLLNKTWAKKKRLSGKRSEIFKTWFLIDKIEKLENEISIDDLISFCNQPVSTNRLVGSFLYIYEPLFSKNNMKQLIKKFIKESIEKNTLGTKNYKTYYEGLETKVSFGQGQQADISWMAFLRFNQTVSKGIYPVILFNRKDCLVLAYGVSETENSEIKWPDEIINNYKQIKETTCECNLSKIKEKYPNSYLKKCYKLEDGKLKEEQLEDVLNNLDEIIKSYIATFSSKPPSPTNEINCFENSNLKLDPYIKNSFYNSLKTKGFVILAGLSGTGKTKIFEEFVNCFPNAENNLFFPIRPDFKDTKSLLGFYNPLKNQYHSTPLLDFIVVASKNYLEKGKNADPFFVLFDEMNLAKVEYYFADFLSVLEVKRFDNENETQRNHSFQKFLVTLGKNTSSLNEENYNFTSQSIKLHNEDINDTPKELFLPPNLYFVGTVNIDETTHMFSPKVLDRAFTIEFNVGSFEDYLEFLQENFDNKNSVTIGNLKEDFINNGEFAVVDKQKIREFLEREENRKYLEILEKMNNTLRKYNLHFGYRVFDEIIMFLYNSQDSQFKFDNPEEAFDLAVKMKVLPKLHGTRQKLEKPIISLLKQFEIESPEEKIKEGIPQIKEIRYKHTVQKLLEMLYKLKIQGFASFM
- a CDS encoding OprD family outer membrane porin; this translates as MKKIALSFVASSLLTLSYASEATTLQEAFTNGNFKGHIRLFYIDRHWQGSISKKNIDAFATGLDLHYETASFKGVSLGVGLYSDSDFGLNHSFSSGKLNTSILGDKGEGYAFVGEAYLKYQIGKTTFKVGRQKLNTPLAAADDARMIPSLFEAYVLTNTDLPDTTLVAAHVTKEAPGTFYNQYRIPTLPALALTAGYGAGYLNPTQTGVVGHFLDMGRYAIGQDTDGVTAAAIIYKGIQNLSLQVWDYYAHDILNALYIQADYKIALEGDIKPFIAAQYINEQEVGDELAGKVDSNYFAIKAGLVYGTLSAYAAYSTTDDSTNAALNGGIITPWGGMPAFTQGMVTRHQFFADTDAWKVAAAYKWSEYGVNLKTAFYYTSFDVGKNNSLATDSAAYAHSWTATEAGFDFIYYPEAVKNLQLRFRGNFPRKFLEKSDGNDLGWNEYRFIVNYTF
- a CDS encoding DUF2357 domain-containing protein, which gives rise to MKIHFAEKQLEIKKNEIKIEDKLNFLQQKEHIEIYGNFIIFKNFTGIFEVNGEKYLIIPEKLIEHFGLIDETKEPVPNFEDKYYKQFEKFLKYILKELSKENLFYTLSLSHFSVEESYLNESKIFKLLLLLEKKEELISSLHLILSNPHRKLFVYETYKNLNEVSCIDPDVIVNIAQNPERLYETENGIIEYKNKKYSPMAVLQYETEETFDTIENRFIKYFLKELEFVLSTDLKEFMFLSEIRELKNDIEYALLSDIFSDVGELNYFPSNSQVLMKRSGYREVFQIYRLLHLSFVPKIFEDLDMAFSLKDMATLWEYYVLTTILKEFKDNFGGYEVEINFEEKIEQGTIYEYAKFKFNNGLILQYQPTKWSYSNLKFRPDIYIEYKEHRCIFDAKFRFFEDNKKDILQNMHYYKDGIKTQFAIAVCLGKKNKEGKFWKVNKDKKLINSFFEFIKENKEKLEGIGYLDLKLEMK
- a CDS encoding DUF485 domain-containing protein, which codes for MKTEVLEKLKSNPRLWELVEKREKFSWTMAIIMLIVYYAFILTIAFDPSLLGKPLSEGSITTIGIPIGIGIIVFAFILTGIYVNKANKEFDTITKELKESIKELL